Genomic window (Clostridia bacterium):
GCCTTAGAGAAGGCAGTAAAAGTATTGCTGCAGGCAATTGCTTCTGGCAAGGAATTTTATCCCATGGATTTGGCCATGGCAGAAAAGATGGCCCAGGACGTACGCCAGAATCAGCGCCGGACCCAAAATGTCTTTGCTTATTACCAACGTAAAGCCCAGCGGCTACTTGGCATCTAGGGATCAAGGCTTAGCAGCGTTAGATTAAATGGCTTTCGAAAGGTGGTGCCCAAGCAATGCAAGCGATCAAGGAGAAGACCATAACTTTAACCGTCAACGGGGATAGTTATGCCCTAAGCGTGCCGGTGAATCGCACCTTGCTGCAAGTGATCCGCGAGGACCTAGGTCTTACCGGCACCAAGGAGGGTTGCGGCGAAGGCGACTGCGGGGCTTGCACCGTGCTTTTGGATGGCAAGCCGGTTAATTCTTGCCTGGTCTTGGCGGTAGAAGCTGATGGCCGGGAAATAACCACGGTGGAGGGGCTAGCCAAGGACGGAAAGCTTCATCCCTTGCAGCAGGCCTTCATCGACGAAGGGGCGGTGCAATGCGGCTTCTGCACCCCCGGGATGCTTCTGGCGGCCAAGGGGCTCTTGGATGAAAACCCCTCCCCCACCGAAGCTGAGATTCGCCAGGGCATTGCCGGCAACCTCTGCCGCTGCACTGGCTACGTGCGGATAATCAAAGCTATCCAAAAAGCGGCTATGGTGATGAGGGAGGAGAAAGAAGCGGCGAGCTAGGTCTCGGCTCTGGAGACGGATTGAATAGACTAGGGGAAGTACTAGGTGTGGAGGTGCAACTATGCCGGAAGTAATTGTGGGTCAACCAGTTACTCGGGTGGAGGCTCTGGAGAAGGTTACCGGGGTGGCAGTTTACGGGGCCGATGTAAGCCTTCCGGGGATGCTTTATGCCAAGGTTCTGCGCAGCCCCTATGCCCATGCCCGGATTAAGTCCATAGATATCAGCTCTGCCCTCAAGGCACCAGGAGTCCGAGCGGTGGTCACCGGTGAGGATCTGCCGGGGGTTTTAGGCGGAGAAGCAGTTAAGGATATGCCTTTCTTAGCCCAGGGTAAGGTGCGCTACGTGGGCGAACCTGTAGCGGCCGTGGCGGCCGAAGATGAGGCCGCGGCCGAAAGGGCGCTGGAGTTGATCCGGGTGGAGTACGAGGAACTGCCGGCAGTGCTGGATCCGCTGGAGGCCATGAAGGATGGAGCTCCCCTTATTCACCCCGAGCTTGCGAAATACCAGCACATCCCGGCGGTCAAGCCGGTGCCCGGCACCAATATCCTCAGCGTTGACGAATTTGGCAAGGGAGACGTGGAAGCCGGCTTTGCCGAGGCGGACTACATTTTCGAAGATACCTTTACCAGCCACATCGTTCAGCATGCTCCCATTGAGCCTCATAGCGTGGTGGCCCAGGTGGCTCCCAACGGTAAGATTACCCTTTGGGTGCCCAACGATGGTCCGCACCGCTTGCGTAAGGATCTGTCCGATGCCTTGAGGATACCCCTCCACCGCATCCGAGTGATCAGCACCTACATCGGTGGCGGCTTCGGCTGCAAGGGAGGGTTGAAAGCGGAGCCGGTAGCTATCGCTCTGGCGTTAAAGGCCAACTACCGGCCGGTGAAGCTGGTGCTGAGCCGGGAAGAGGTCTTTGAAGCCACCATAGTGCGCCACGCTACCGTAATTACTATCAAGACCGGAGTGAAGAGGGACGGTACCTTGGTGGCCCGAGAGGTGAGGTCGGTGTGGGATACCGGTGCCTATGCGGAAAAGGGGCCCACCGTCTGTCGCCAGTCCACTGCTACTTCGGCTGGTCCTTACCGCATCCCCCATACCCGTTTGGTCGGTTATTGCGTTTACACCAATAAGGTTATTGCTGGAGCTTATAGAGGTTACGGAACCCCTCAGGTTACCTGGGCCTATGAGTCCCAGATGGACATCATTGCCAGGAAGCTGGGTCTGGATCCCCTGGAGTTTCGGCTTAAGAATATCCTGCGGGAAGGAGACATCAATGCCACTGGCCAGGTAGCCCACAGCGTAGGGGTGGAGGAATGCTTGCGGCGAGCGGCGGCGGCTGTCAGCTGGGAAAAGCAAAATCGCCCGCGGGTCACTGCGGAGGGCAAATACCGCGGAGTCGGCATTGCCTGCGCTGGTAAGAACACCAAGACCCCCTCGGGATCGGCTGCCTTTATCCAATTGAACCAGGATGGGACCGCCAACGTTCTTACCAGCACGGTGGAGATTGGGCAGGGAGCCAAGACCATATTCGCCCAAATTGCGGCGGAAGTTTTGGGCATCCCGGTGGAGAAGGTTGAGGTTTCCGGGCCCGATACCGACCTTACCCCTTTTGATGCTTCCACCACCTCCAGCCGCAGCACCTTCCACATGGGCAACGCGGTTAAACTGGCGGCCGAGGATATCATAAGGCAACTCCGGCAATTGGCGGCAGCAGCCTGGGATTGTCCGGTGGAGCAAGTAACTATGGCTCGCGGCCAGGCTGAAGCTAACGGCCAGGTGCTCACTTACCAGGACATCATCAAAAAGCATTATGGGGCTGGCGGCAGCATCCTGGGCCGGGGCTTCTTCTACCCGCCCGAGGAAAAGGGAAGCGGCATGTGGTCCTCGCCCAGCGTTTTCTGGATGTACAGCGCTCACGCGGTGGAAGTAGAGGTTGATCCCGAGACAGGCTTGGTTGAGGTAGTCAAACTGGCTGCTGCCCAGGACGTTGGTAGGCCTATCAACCCCCTGAACTGCCTGCAGCAGGTTGAGGGAGGGGGGGTACATGGAGTTGGTACCGCGGTGATGGAGCAACTGCTTATAGACTCTAAAGGGCGGGTCCTGAACCCCAACCTTCACGATTACAAGATACCCACGGCCATGGATGCCCCCCAGATTGAGGCCATCATCGTCGAGGCTCCCCACCGGGATGGGCCTTTTGGAGCCAAAGGCATTGGCGAGGTAGTCATCACCCCTACCATGCCGGCGGTAGCCAATGCAATTGAGGACGCCATTGGAGTCCGGATCAAGGATCTGCCGCTTACGCCGGAGAAAATCTTAAAAGCTTTACAGGAAAAGGGAGACATTCCTCAGGCATCCTAGGGTTCCTAGGATTCGTAGGGCATCCGGGCCGGGACGCGCCAGCAGGGAGGTCGCAAAGTTTGCGACTCACGAATGTTGCTACGCCAGGCGGGGTGCCAGCAAGGAAAGGAGGGATCCAATGACGGATCAAGCCAGAGCCAAGGGGTGGGAAGAAACTAGCGGGGAGGAAGAGAGGTTTGCTGATCTGATCCGGCGGCAGAGTTATCCGGTTCGGGATTTGGTTTTCGACCATCTTCGGCGACAAATCCTGAAAGGCAAGTATGCGCCCGGGGAGCGGCTCATCGAGGAGGATATTGCCGGGGAGCTCGGGGTTAGCCGGACTCCGGTACGGGAGGCGATTAGGAAGCTTGAACTGGAAGGCTTGGCCGAGCACATCCCTCGGCGGGGAGCTATCGTGAGGGAGCTTTCCATCCAGGATGCCAACGAGATCTACTCCATCCGCAGCGTGCTGGAGGGCTTTGCCGCCAGACTGGCAGCTGAGACTATCACCGAGGAGGAATTAAGGGCTTTCGATGAATTGCTGGCATCCATGAAGCGGTGCATCGAGGTCGGGGACGAAAGTGAGGAAGCTCTCTATCACGACCGCTTTCATGCCATGCTTTATAAA
Coding sequences:
- a CDS encoding GntR family transcriptional regulator, yielding MTDQARAKGWEETSGEEERFADLIRRQSYPVRDLVFDHLRRQILKGKYAPGERLIEEDIAGELGVSRTPVREAIRKLELEGLAEHIPRRGAIVRELSIQDANEIYSIRSVLEGFAARLAAETITEEELRAFDELLASMKRCIEVGDESEEALYHDRFHAMLYKASHNRRLERILLDYIAYLNMFRQVALRNPGRILRTLEEHEQIVRAIAMHDGELAERRAREHVEQGRQAFLAQCRGQGFLVCGQG
- a CDS encoding xanthine dehydrogenase family protein molybdopterin-binding subunit, with product MPEVIVGQPVTRVEALEKVTGVAVYGADVSLPGMLYAKVLRSPYAHARIKSIDISSALKAPGVRAVVTGEDLPGVLGGEAVKDMPFLAQGKVRYVGEPVAAVAAEDEAAAERALELIRVEYEELPAVLDPLEAMKDGAPLIHPELAKYQHIPAVKPVPGTNILSVDEFGKGDVEAGFAEADYIFEDTFTSHIVQHAPIEPHSVVAQVAPNGKITLWVPNDGPHRLRKDLSDALRIPLHRIRVISTYIGGGFGCKGGLKAEPVAIALALKANYRPVKLVLSREEVFEATIVRHATVITIKTGVKRDGTLVAREVRSVWDTGAYAEKGPTVCRQSTATSAGPYRIPHTRLVGYCVYTNKVIAGAYRGYGTPQVTWAYESQMDIIARKLGLDPLEFRLKNILREGDINATGQVAHSVGVEECLRRAAAAVSWEKQNRPRVTAEGKYRGVGIACAGKNTKTPSGSAAFIQLNQDGTANVLTSTVEIGQGAKTIFAQIAAEVLGIPVEKVEVSGPDTDLTPFDASTTSSRSTFHMGNAVKLAAEDIIRQLRQLAAAAWDCPVEQVTMARGQAEANGQVLTYQDIIKKHYGAGGSILGRGFFYPPEEKGSGMWSSPSVFWMYSAHAVEVEVDPETGLVEVVKLAAAQDVGRPINPLNCLQQVEGGGVHGVGTAVMEQLLIDSKGRVLNPNLHDYKIPTAMDAPQIEAIIVEAPHRDGPFGAKGIGEVVITPTMPAVANAIEDAIGVRIKDLPLTPEKILKALQEKGDIPQAS
- a CDS encoding (2Fe-2S)-binding protein, coding for MQAIKEKTITLTVNGDSYALSVPVNRTLLQVIREDLGLTGTKEGCGEGDCGACTVLLDGKPVNSCLVLAVEADGREITTVEGLAKDGKLHPLQQAFIDEGAVQCGFCTPGMLLAAKGLLDENPSPTEAEIRQGIAGNLCRCTGYVRIIKAIQKAAMVMREEKEAAS